CGCGCTCCTTCGAACGCCGGGGCTATGACGTGCGCGTGGCCGCCAGCCTGGAACAACTGAGCACGCAACTGAGCAGCTTCACGCCCGACAAGGCCGTGGTCGACCTCAAGCTGCAAGGCGATGCCTCGGGCCTGGCCTGCGTGCAGGCCTTGCATGGGCACAACCCCCACATGCTCATCGTGGTGCTGACCGGTTTTGCGAGCATTGCCACGGCGGTGGAAGCCATCAAGCTCGGTGCCTGCCATTACCTGGCCAAGCCTTCGAACACCGACGACATCGAAGCCGCCTTCGGCCGCGCGCAAGGCACGACCGAGGTGGAGCTGACCAACCGCTCCAGCTCGATCAAGACGCTGGAGTGGGAGCGCATCCACGAGGTGCTGGCCGAGACCGGCTTCAACATC
The sequence above is a segment of the Hydrogenophaga sp. BPS33 genome. Coding sequences within it:
- a CDS encoding response regulator transcription factor — encoded protein: MSAETPSREGRRLLLVEDDAAFARTLARSFERRGYDVRVAASLEQLSTQLSSFTPDKAVVDLKLQGDASGLACVQALHGHNPHMLIVVLTGFASIATAVEAIKLGACHYLAKPSNTDDIEAAFGRAQGTTEVELTNRSSSIKTLEWERIHEVLAETGFNISETARRLGMHRRTLARKLGKQQVK